One window from the genome of Eucalyptus grandis isolate ANBG69807.140 chromosome 7, ASM1654582v1, whole genome shotgun sequence encodes:
- the LOC120296161 gene encoding uncharacterized protein LOC120296161, with translation MKEQALLDNSSQWSSPSFDDVNHDILCSELKQLYVAITRTRQRLWICENALDFSKPMFDYWKKKCLVQVRLVDHARAEAMQVRSMPEEWKSQGFKLLHEGNYRMATMCFVRARYEYGEKLAKASAFKADADLKHVLSPKEASDLRRQAAEIFEAIGVADSAAECFYMLKEYEKAGSIFMEKCGESALQKAGECFSLAGHYSRAAEAYARGNFFSKCLSNCAKGELFEMGLQYIGSWRRLGNEDRGTVKKSKEIEKLEQDFLESCALHHYDLGDYRAMMKYVKAFRCIDSMRNLLKRLGCLDELISLEEDFGNFSVAAKIVRMKGDILREADLLGKSGQNKEASMNILWYVLFYSLWAPGSKGWPLKQFAQKEELVAKAKHLAKSEPIAFYEYVSVESSILLNKQSSLAELKECFSASRRNGSVRGEILCARNILDFHLRQNISNFFGNMIGLLTQWSILNHGSWESDFH, from the exons ATGAAGGAGCAAGCTTTGCTCGATAACAGCTCTCAATGGTCTTCCCCAAGTTTTGATGACGTGAATCACGATATATTATGCTCTGAATTGAAGCAATTGTATGTCGCAATTACTCGGACAAGACAGAGATTGTGGATATGTGAGAATGCTCTGGACTTCTCCAAACCAATGTTCGACTACTGGAAGAAGAAGTGCCTCGTTCAAGTTAGGTTGGTAGATCATGCCCGTGCAGAAGCAATGCAGGTCAGGAGCATGCCGGAGGAGTGGAAGTCACAAGGTTTTAAG CTCTTACATGAGGGTAACTACCGAATGGCAACGATGTGCTTTGTGCGAGCAAGGTACGAATACGGGGAGAAATTGGCTAAAGCCTCTGCTTTCAAAGCAGATGCAGATCTCAAGCATGTTTTAAGTCCAAAAGAGGCTTCTGACCTTCGAAGGCAGGCTGCAGAGATTTTTGAAGCAATTGGTGTGGCTGACTCTGCAGCGGAGTGTTTCTACATGTTGAAGGAATACGAGAAAGCAG GTAGTATATTTATGGAAAAATGTGGAGAATCTGCTTTGCAGAAAGCGGGAGAGTGTTTTTCTCTGGCTGGGCACTACAGTCGTGCAGCGGAGGCATACGCAAGGGGAAATTTTTTCTCCAAGTGCTTGTCCAATTGTGCCAAAGGAGAACTCTTTGAAATGGGTCTGCAATATATTGGGAGTTGGAGAAGGCTGGGAAATGAGGACAGGGGAACagtaaagaaaagtaaagaaatagagaaattggaACAAGACTTTTTAGAGAGTTGTGCCCTTCATCACTATGACCTTGGAGACTACAGGGCCATGATGAAGTATGTGAAGGCTTTTCGTTGCATTGATTCAATGCGAAACTTACTCAAGAGGCTAGGATGCCTTGATGAGCTTATCAGTTTGGAGGAAGACTTTGGTAACTTTTCGGTGGCAGCAAAGATTGTGAGGATGAAAGGTGACATCCTTCGCGAGGCTGATCTACTTGGAAAGAGTGGACAAAACAAAGAAGCGTCAATGAATATCCTGTGGTACGTGTTATTCTATTCCCTTTGGGCTCCTGGAAGCAAAGGGTGGCCCTTGAAGCAGTTTGCACAAAAGGAGGAGCTGGTAGCAAAAGCCAAACATCTTGCAAAGTCCGAGCCTATTGCCTTCTACGAATATGTTTCTGTAGAATCAAGCATTCTGCTAAACAAACAGAGCAGCCTGGCTGAATTGAAAGAATGTTTTAGTGCTTCAAGGAGAAATGGAAGTGTCAGAGGTGAAATACTATGCGCTCGAAATATTCTGGACTTCCATCTTCGTCAaaatatctctaatttttttgggaatATGATTGGCTTGTTGACCCAATGGAGTATTCTGAACCACGGATCCTGGGAATCAGATTTCCATTGA